Proteins encoded in a region of the Eschrichtius robustus isolate mEscRob2 chromosome 16, mEscRob2.pri, whole genome shotgun sequence genome:
- the FAHD1 gene encoding oxaloacetate tautomerase FAHD1, mitochondrial, which yields MAATRPLSRFWEWGKNIVCVGRNYADHVREMQSTALSEPVLFLKPSTAYAPEGSPVLVPAYTRNLHHELELAVVMGKRCRAVPEAAAMDYVAGYALCLDMTARDVQDECKKKGLPWTLAKSFTASCPVSAFVPKEKIPDPHNLKLWLKVNGELRQEGETSSMIFSIPYIISYVSKIMTLEEGDIILTGTPKGVGPVKENDEIQAGIHGVVSMRFKVEKPEY from the coding sequence ATGGCTGCCACCAGACCGCTGTCCCGCTTCTGGGAGTGGGGGAAGAACATCGTGTGCGTGGGCAGGAACTACGCAGACCACGTCAGGGAGATGCAGAGCACCGCACTGAGCGAGCCGGTGCTGTTCCTGAAGCCGTCAACCGCGTACGCCCCCGAGGGCTCGCCGGTCCTTGTGCCCGCCTACACCCGCAACCTGCACCACGAGCTCGAGCTGGCCGTGGTGATGGGCAAGCGCTGCCGCGCCGTCCCGGAGGCCGCAGCCATGGACTATGTGGCCGGCTATGCCCTGTGCCTGGACATGACCGCCAGGGACGTGCAGGACGAGTGCAAGAAAAAGGGGCTGCCCTGGACTCTGGCCAAGAGCTTCACGGCCTCCTGCCCGGTCAGCGCGTTCGTGCCCAAAGAGAAGATCCCTGACCCTCACAACCTGAAGCTCTGGCTCAAGGTCAACGGCGAACTCAGGCAGGAGGGTGAAACATCCTCCATgattttttccatcccctacaTCATCAGCTACGTTTCAAAGATCATGACCTTGGAAGAAGGAGATATTATCTTGACCGGAACGCCAAAGGGAGTGGGACCCGTTAAAGAAAACGATGAGATCCAGGCTGGCATACACGGGGTCGTCAGTATGAGATTTAAGGTGGAAAAGCCAGAATATTGA